In the genome of Magnolia sinica isolate HGM2019 chromosome 2, MsV1, whole genome shotgun sequence, one region contains:
- the LOC131237711 gene encoding serine/threonine-protein kinase BLUS1 isoform X4 — protein sequence MAHASEKRFPVSSKDYKLYEEVGEGVSATVYRALCVPLNEMVAIKVLDLEKCNNDLDGIRREVQTMILIDHPNLLRAHCSFTSDHSLWVVMPYMAGGSCLHIMKSAYPEGFEEQVIATLLREVLKALVYLHAHGHIHRDVKAGNILVDSNGSVKLADFGVSACMFDTGDRQRSRNTFVGTPCWMAPEVMQQLHGYDFKADIWSFGITALELAHGHAPFSKYPPMKVLLMTLQNAPPGLDYERDRRFSKSFKEMVAACLVKDPKKRPTSEKLLKHHFFKQARPYEYLARTILEGLSPLGERFRILKAKEADFLVQNKAAYGDKEHLSQQEYIRGISAWNFNLEDLKAQAAIIQDDDGISIVEDSDMNSRSKDGNDIVDFAPRVQSPERANHVESVTEQEDGLHDLPSVEGSLASSFPLRPLQALKGYFDICEDDVNATSPNWKDTIQSDSEQPFQRQQSSEAEDQGTRKNNGENMERNSSLPRNNVPGQRQKVLSGSLLQQNVLTSSRKVAGDGDRESVQQKYPSERNYSGPLPYRQKRDINNNHTSVPMNGLEDTSDGAVVQRKGRFKVTSAEVSSKGGPSTNCLGNSVCGTSNISTVMASAVLPSLQHILQQNAMQREQLIKLIKCMEQTPGAPTELADAGTSDLLQMQVLPVSGRERELQSQVLHLQQRSNES from the exons ATGGCACATGCATCTGAGAAGAGATTTCCAGTCAGCTCAAAAGACTACAAATTGTATGAGGAAGTTGGTGAAGGCGTCAGCGCTACTGTGTACAGGGCTCTCTGTGTTCCGCTCAATGAGATGGTTGCTATCAAGGTCTTGGACCTTGAAAAATGCAATAATGATTTG GATGGGATTCGTAGGGAGGTGCAGACTATGATCTTGATTGATCATCCCAATTTACTACGAGCACATTGCTCTTTCACCTCAGACCATAGCCTATGGGTTGTGATGCCTTACATGGCTGGGGGATCTTGCCTTCATATAATGAAATCTGCTTATCCAGAAGGCTTTGAAGAGCAAGTTATTGCAACACTATTACGTGAAGTTCTTAAAGCTCTTGTTTATCTCCATGCCCATGGGCACATCCACAGAGATGTCAAG GCTGGAAACATTCTAGTTGATTCTAATGGTTCTGTCAAGTTAGCAGACTTTGGAGTTTCGGCATGCATGTTTGATACTGGGGACAGACAACGCTCAAGGAATACGTTCGTGGGGACCCCATGCTG GATGGCCCCGGAAGTTATGCAGCAGTTACATGGATATGATTTTAA GGCAGACATTTGGTCATTTGGAATAACTGCTTTAGAACTTGCCCATGGTCATGCTCCATTTTCTAAGTATCCGCCGATGAAG GTTTTGCTCATGACCTTACAAAATGCACCACCAGGTCTCGATTATGAAAGGGACAGGCGATTTTCAAAG TCTTTTAAAGAGATGGTAGCTGCTTGCCTAGTGAAGGACCCAAAGAAGCGTCCCACTTCTGAAAAACTTTTGAAGCACCATTTCTTTAAACAAGCCCGTCCATATGAATATCTTGCTCGAACCATTCTCGAAGGCCTTTCTCCACTTGGTGAACGTTTTAGGATACTGAAG GCAAAAGAGGCTGACTTTCTTGTACAGAACAAGGCAGCGTATGGGGATAAAGAGCATTTGTCACAG CAAGAGTACATTCGTGGAATCAGTGCATGGAATTTTAATCTGGAGGATTTGAAAGCTCAAGCTGCCATT ATTCAGGATGATGATGGAATTTCCATTGTGGAAGATTCAGATATGAATAGCAGGTCAAAGGATGGAAATGATATTGTGGATTTTGCACCAAGGGTGCAGTCTCCTGAAAGAGCTAATCATGTTGAATCTGTGACTGAACAGGAG GATGGCCTCCATGATCTTCCAAGTGTGGAGGGTTCACTtgcttcttcatttcctcttcgtCCTCTTCAGGCGCTTAA AGGTTATTTTGATATCTGTGAGGATGATGTCAATGCAACCAGTCCTAATTGGAAGGACACTATTCAATCAGATTCTGAACAACCCTTTCAACGACAGCAGTCGTCAGAAGCAGAGGATCAAGGAACTCGAAAGAATAATGGTGAGAACATGGAAAGAAATAGCTCTTTGCCCAGGAACAATGTTCCTGGGCAACGTCAAAAAGTCTTGAGTGGTTCACTTCTACAACAGAATGTTCTTACCTCTTCTAGAAAAGTTGCAGGGGATGGGGACAG GGAAAGTGTACAACAGAAATATCCAAGCGAACGGAATTATAGTGGTCCATTGCCGTATCGTCAAAAGAGGGATATCAACAATAACCATACATCTG TGCCCATGAATGGATTAGAGGATACTTCGGATGGAGCAGTTGTCCAACGGAAGGGGCGCTTCAAGGTCACTTCAGCAGAGGTCAGTTCTAAG GGCGGTCCATCAACAAACTGTTTAGGCAACTCTGTTTGTGGAACCTCAAACATATCTACTGTTATGGCTTCCGCAGTTCTTCCATCATTGCAACATATCTTGCAGCAAAACGCCATGCAAAGG GAGCAATTAATTAAATTGATCAAATGCATGGAGCAAACACCTG GCGctcccacagagcttgctgatgcAGGCACCAGTGACCTTCTGCAG
- the LOC131237711 gene encoding serine/threonine-protein kinase BLUS1 isoform X1 produces MAHASEKRFPVSSKDYKLYEEVGEGVSATVYRALCVPLNEMVAIKVLDLEKCNNDLDGIRREVQTMILIDHPNLLRAHCSFTSDHSLWVVMPYMAGGSCLHIMKSAYPEGFEEQVIATLLREVLKALVYLHAHGHIHRDVKAGNILVDSNGSVKLADFGVSACMFDTGDRQRSRNTFVGTPCWMAPEVMQQLHGYDFKADIWSFGITALELAHGHAPFSKYPPMKVLLMTLQNAPPGLDYERDRRFSKSFKEMVAACLVKDPKKRPTSEKLLKHHFFKQARPYEYLARTILEGLSPLGERFRILKAKEADFLVQNKAAYGDKEHLSQQEYIRGISAWNFNLEDLKAQAAIIQDDDGISIVEDSDMNSRSKDGNDIVDFAPRVQSPERANHVESVTEQEDGLHDLPSVEGSLASSFPLRPLQALKGYFDICEDDVNATSPNWKDTIQSDSEQPFQRQQSSEAEDQGTRKNNGENMERNSSLPRNNVPGQRQKVLSGSLLQQNVLTSSRKVAGDGDRESVQQKYPSERNYSGPLPYRQKRDINNNHTSVPMNGLEDTSDGAVVQRKGRFKVTSAEVSSKGGPSTNCLGNSVCGTSNISTVMASAVLPSLQHILQQNAMQREQLIKLIKCMEQTPGAPTELADAGTSDLLQMQVLPVSGRERELQSQVLHLQQSIGSINEELQLLKMKNAQIERELNAVFNKQQ; encoded by the exons ATGGCACATGCATCTGAGAAGAGATTTCCAGTCAGCTCAAAAGACTACAAATTGTATGAGGAAGTTGGTGAAGGCGTCAGCGCTACTGTGTACAGGGCTCTCTGTGTTCCGCTCAATGAGATGGTTGCTATCAAGGTCTTGGACCTTGAAAAATGCAATAATGATTTG GATGGGATTCGTAGGGAGGTGCAGACTATGATCTTGATTGATCATCCCAATTTACTACGAGCACATTGCTCTTTCACCTCAGACCATAGCCTATGGGTTGTGATGCCTTACATGGCTGGGGGATCTTGCCTTCATATAATGAAATCTGCTTATCCAGAAGGCTTTGAAGAGCAAGTTATTGCAACACTATTACGTGAAGTTCTTAAAGCTCTTGTTTATCTCCATGCCCATGGGCACATCCACAGAGATGTCAAG GCTGGAAACATTCTAGTTGATTCTAATGGTTCTGTCAAGTTAGCAGACTTTGGAGTTTCGGCATGCATGTTTGATACTGGGGACAGACAACGCTCAAGGAATACGTTCGTGGGGACCCCATGCTG GATGGCCCCGGAAGTTATGCAGCAGTTACATGGATATGATTTTAA GGCAGACATTTGGTCATTTGGAATAACTGCTTTAGAACTTGCCCATGGTCATGCTCCATTTTCTAAGTATCCGCCGATGAAG GTTTTGCTCATGACCTTACAAAATGCACCACCAGGTCTCGATTATGAAAGGGACAGGCGATTTTCAAAG TCTTTTAAAGAGATGGTAGCTGCTTGCCTAGTGAAGGACCCAAAGAAGCGTCCCACTTCTGAAAAACTTTTGAAGCACCATTTCTTTAAACAAGCCCGTCCATATGAATATCTTGCTCGAACCATTCTCGAAGGCCTTTCTCCACTTGGTGAACGTTTTAGGATACTGAAG GCAAAAGAGGCTGACTTTCTTGTACAGAACAAGGCAGCGTATGGGGATAAAGAGCATTTGTCACAG CAAGAGTACATTCGTGGAATCAGTGCATGGAATTTTAATCTGGAGGATTTGAAAGCTCAAGCTGCCATT ATTCAGGATGATGATGGAATTTCCATTGTGGAAGATTCAGATATGAATAGCAGGTCAAAGGATGGAAATGATATTGTGGATTTTGCACCAAGGGTGCAGTCTCCTGAAAGAGCTAATCATGTTGAATCTGTGACTGAACAGGAG GATGGCCTCCATGATCTTCCAAGTGTGGAGGGTTCACTtgcttcttcatttcctcttcgtCCTCTTCAGGCGCTTAA AGGTTATTTTGATATCTGTGAGGATGATGTCAATGCAACCAGTCCTAATTGGAAGGACACTATTCAATCAGATTCTGAACAACCCTTTCAACGACAGCAGTCGTCAGAAGCAGAGGATCAAGGAACTCGAAAGAATAATGGTGAGAACATGGAAAGAAATAGCTCTTTGCCCAGGAACAATGTTCCTGGGCAACGTCAAAAAGTCTTGAGTGGTTCACTTCTACAACAGAATGTTCTTACCTCTTCTAGAAAAGTTGCAGGGGATGGGGACAG GGAAAGTGTACAACAGAAATATCCAAGCGAACGGAATTATAGTGGTCCATTGCCGTATCGTCAAAAGAGGGATATCAACAATAACCATACATCTG TGCCCATGAATGGATTAGAGGATACTTCGGATGGAGCAGTTGTCCAACGGAAGGGGCGCTTCAAGGTCACTTCAGCAGAGGTCAGTTCTAAG GGCGGTCCATCAACAAACTGTTTAGGCAACTCTGTTTGTGGAACCTCAAACATATCTACTGTTATGGCTTCCGCAGTTCTTCCATCATTGCAACATATCTTGCAGCAAAACGCCATGCAAAGG GAGCAATTAATTAAATTGATCAAATGCATGGAGCAAACACCTG GCGctcccacagagcttgctgatgcAGGCACCAGTGACCTTCTGCAG
- the LOC131237711 gene encoding serine/threonine-protein kinase BLUS1 isoform X5 — translation MAHASEKRFPVSSKDYKLYEEVGEGVSATVYRALCVPLNEMVAIKVLDLEKCNNDLDGIRREVQTMILIDHPNLLRAHCSFTSDHSLWVVMPYMAGGSCLHIMKSAYPEGFEEQVIATLLREVLKALVYLHAHGHIHRDVKAGNILVDSNGSVKLADFGVSACMFDTGDRQRSRNTFVGTPCWMAPEVMQQLHGYDFKADIWSFGITALELAHGHAPFSKYPPMKVLLMTLQNAPPGLDYERDRRFSKSFKEMVAACLVKDPKKRPTSEKLLKHHFFKQARPYEYLARTILEGLSPLGERFRILKAKEADFLVQNKAAYGDKEHLSQQEYIRGISAWNFNLEDLKAQAAIIQDDDGISIVEDSDMNSRSKDGNDIVDFAPRVQSPERANHVESVTEQEDGLHDLPSVEGSLASSFPLRPLQALKGYFDICEDDVNATSPNWKDTIQSDSEQPFQRQQSSEAEDQGTRKNNGENMERNSSLPRNNVPGQRQKVLSGSLLQQNVLTSSRKVAGDGDRESVQQKYPSERNYSGPLPYRQKRDINNNHTSVPMNGLEDTSDGAVVQRKGRFKVTSAEVSSKGGPSTNCLGNSVCGTSNISTVMASAVLPSLQHILQQNAMQREQLIKLIKCMEQTPGAPTELADAGTSDLLQVLPVSGRERELQSQVLHLQQRSNES, via the exons ATGGCACATGCATCTGAGAAGAGATTTCCAGTCAGCTCAAAAGACTACAAATTGTATGAGGAAGTTGGTGAAGGCGTCAGCGCTACTGTGTACAGGGCTCTCTGTGTTCCGCTCAATGAGATGGTTGCTATCAAGGTCTTGGACCTTGAAAAATGCAATAATGATTTG GATGGGATTCGTAGGGAGGTGCAGACTATGATCTTGATTGATCATCCCAATTTACTACGAGCACATTGCTCTTTCACCTCAGACCATAGCCTATGGGTTGTGATGCCTTACATGGCTGGGGGATCTTGCCTTCATATAATGAAATCTGCTTATCCAGAAGGCTTTGAAGAGCAAGTTATTGCAACACTATTACGTGAAGTTCTTAAAGCTCTTGTTTATCTCCATGCCCATGGGCACATCCACAGAGATGTCAAG GCTGGAAACATTCTAGTTGATTCTAATGGTTCTGTCAAGTTAGCAGACTTTGGAGTTTCGGCATGCATGTTTGATACTGGGGACAGACAACGCTCAAGGAATACGTTCGTGGGGACCCCATGCTG GATGGCCCCGGAAGTTATGCAGCAGTTACATGGATATGATTTTAA GGCAGACATTTGGTCATTTGGAATAACTGCTTTAGAACTTGCCCATGGTCATGCTCCATTTTCTAAGTATCCGCCGATGAAG GTTTTGCTCATGACCTTACAAAATGCACCACCAGGTCTCGATTATGAAAGGGACAGGCGATTTTCAAAG TCTTTTAAAGAGATGGTAGCTGCTTGCCTAGTGAAGGACCCAAAGAAGCGTCCCACTTCTGAAAAACTTTTGAAGCACCATTTCTTTAAACAAGCCCGTCCATATGAATATCTTGCTCGAACCATTCTCGAAGGCCTTTCTCCACTTGGTGAACGTTTTAGGATACTGAAG GCAAAAGAGGCTGACTTTCTTGTACAGAACAAGGCAGCGTATGGGGATAAAGAGCATTTGTCACAG CAAGAGTACATTCGTGGAATCAGTGCATGGAATTTTAATCTGGAGGATTTGAAAGCTCAAGCTGCCATT ATTCAGGATGATGATGGAATTTCCATTGTGGAAGATTCAGATATGAATAGCAGGTCAAAGGATGGAAATGATATTGTGGATTTTGCACCAAGGGTGCAGTCTCCTGAAAGAGCTAATCATGTTGAATCTGTGACTGAACAGGAG GATGGCCTCCATGATCTTCCAAGTGTGGAGGGTTCACTtgcttcttcatttcctcttcgtCCTCTTCAGGCGCTTAA AGGTTATTTTGATATCTGTGAGGATGATGTCAATGCAACCAGTCCTAATTGGAAGGACACTATTCAATCAGATTCTGAACAACCCTTTCAACGACAGCAGTCGTCAGAAGCAGAGGATCAAGGAACTCGAAAGAATAATGGTGAGAACATGGAAAGAAATAGCTCTTTGCCCAGGAACAATGTTCCTGGGCAACGTCAAAAAGTCTTGAGTGGTTCACTTCTACAACAGAATGTTCTTACCTCTTCTAGAAAAGTTGCAGGGGATGGGGACAG GGAAAGTGTACAACAGAAATATCCAAGCGAACGGAATTATAGTGGTCCATTGCCGTATCGTCAAAAGAGGGATATCAACAATAACCATACATCTG TGCCCATGAATGGATTAGAGGATACTTCGGATGGAGCAGTTGTCCAACGGAAGGGGCGCTTCAAGGTCACTTCAGCAGAGGTCAGTTCTAAG GGCGGTCCATCAACAAACTGTTTAGGCAACTCTGTTTGTGGAACCTCAAACATATCTACTGTTATGGCTTCCGCAGTTCTTCCATCATTGCAACATATCTTGCAGCAAAACGCCATGCAAAGG GAGCAATTAATTAAATTGATCAAATGCATGGAGCAAACACCTG GCGctcccacagagcttgctgatgcAGGCACCAGTGACCTTCTGCAG
- the LOC131237711 gene encoding serine/threonine-protein kinase BLUS1 isoform X3 has translation MAHASEKRFPVSSKDYKLYEEVGEGVSATVYRALCVPLNEMVAIKVLDLEKCNNDLDGIRREVQTMILIDHPNLLRAHCSFTSDHSLWVVMPYMAGGSCLHIMKSAYPEGFEEQVIATLLREVLKALVYLHAHGHIHRDVKAGNILVDSNGSVKLADFGVSACMFDTGDRQRSRNTFVGTPCWMAPEVMQQLHGYDFKADIWSFGITALELAHGHAPFSKYPPMKVLLMTLQNAPPGLDYERDRRFSKSFKEMVAACLVKDPKKRPTSEKLLKHHFFKQARPYEYLARTILEGLSPLGERFRILKAKEADFLVQNKAAYGDKEHLSQQEYIRGISAWNFNLEDLKAQAAIIQDDDGISIVEDSDMNSRSKDGNDIVDFAPRVQSPERANHVESVTEQEDGLHDLPSVEGSLASSFPLRPLQALKGYFDICEDDVNATSPNWKDTIQSDSEQPFQRQQSSEAEDQGTRKNNGENMERNSSLPRNNVPGQRQKVLSGSLLQQNVLTSSRKVAGDGDRESVQQKYPSERNYSGPLPYRQKRDINNNHTSVPMNGLEDTSDGAVVQRKGRFKVTSAEGGPSTNCLGNSVCGTSNISTVMASAVLPSLQHILQQNAMQREQLIKLIKCMEQTPGAPTELADAGTSDLLQMQVLPVSGRERELQSQVLHLQQSIGSINEELQLLKMKNAQIERELNAVFNKQQ, from the exons ATGGCACATGCATCTGAGAAGAGATTTCCAGTCAGCTCAAAAGACTACAAATTGTATGAGGAAGTTGGTGAAGGCGTCAGCGCTACTGTGTACAGGGCTCTCTGTGTTCCGCTCAATGAGATGGTTGCTATCAAGGTCTTGGACCTTGAAAAATGCAATAATGATTTG GATGGGATTCGTAGGGAGGTGCAGACTATGATCTTGATTGATCATCCCAATTTACTACGAGCACATTGCTCTTTCACCTCAGACCATAGCCTATGGGTTGTGATGCCTTACATGGCTGGGGGATCTTGCCTTCATATAATGAAATCTGCTTATCCAGAAGGCTTTGAAGAGCAAGTTATTGCAACACTATTACGTGAAGTTCTTAAAGCTCTTGTTTATCTCCATGCCCATGGGCACATCCACAGAGATGTCAAG GCTGGAAACATTCTAGTTGATTCTAATGGTTCTGTCAAGTTAGCAGACTTTGGAGTTTCGGCATGCATGTTTGATACTGGGGACAGACAACGCTCAAGGAATACGTTCGTGGGGACCCCATGCTG GATGGCCCCGGAAGTTATGCAGCAGTTACATGGATATGATTTTAA GGCAGACATTTGGTCATTTGGAATAACTGCTTTAGAACTTGCCCATGGTCATGCTCCATTTTCTAAGTATCCGCCGATGAAG GTTTTGCTCATGACCTTACAAAATGCACCACCAGGTCTCGATTATGAAAGGGACAGGCGATTTTCAAAG TCTTTTAAAGAGATGGTAGCTGCTTGCCTAGTGAAGGACCCAAAGAAGCGTCCCACTTCTGAAAAACTTTTGAAGCACCATTTCTTTAAACAAGCCCGTCCATATGAATATCTTGCTCGAACCATTCTCGAAGGCCTTTCTCCACTTGGTGAACGTTTTAGGATACTGAAG GCAAAAGAGGCTGACTTTCTTGTACAGAACAAGGCAGCGTATGGGGATAAAGAGCATTTGTCACAG CAAGAGTACATTCGTGGAATCAGTGCATGGAATTTTAATCTGGAGGATTTGAAAGCTCAAGCTGCCATT ATTCAGGATGATGATGGAATTTCCATTGTGGAAGATTCAGATATGAATAGCAGGTCAAAGGATGGAAATGATATTGTGGATTTTGCACCAAGGGTGCAGTCTCCTGAAAGAGCTAATCATGTTGAATCTGTGACTGAACAGGAG GATGGCCTCCATGATCTTCCAAGTGTGGAGGGTTCACTtgcttcttcatttcctcttcgtCCTCTTCAGGCGCTTAA AGGTTATTTTGATATCTGTGAGGATGATGTCAATGCAACCAGTCCTAATTGGAAGGACACTATTCAATCAGATTCTGAACAACCCTTTCAACGACAGCAGTCGTCAGAAGCAGAGGATCAAGGAACTCGAAAGAATAATGGTGAGAACATGGAAAGAAATAGCTCTTTGCCCAGGAACAATGTTCCTGGGCAACGTCAAAAAGTCTTGAGTGGTTCACTTCTACAACAGAATGTTCTTACCTCTTCTAGAAAAGTTGCAGGGGATGGGGACAG GGAAAGTGTACAACAGAAATATCCAAGCGAACGGAATTATAGTGGTCCATTGCCGTATCGTCAAAAGAGGGATATCAACAATAACCATACATCTG TGCCCATGAATGGATTAGAGGATACTTCGGATGGAGCAGTTGTCCAACGGAAGGGGCGCTTCAAGGTCACTTCAGCAGAG GGCGGTCCATCAACAAACTGTTTAGGCAACTCTGTTTGTGGAACCTCAAACATATCTACTGTTATGGCTTCCGCAGTTCTTCCATCATTGCAACATATCTTGCAGCAAAACGCCATGCAAAGG GAGCAATTAATTAAATTGATCAAATGCATGGAGCAAACACCTG GCGctcccacagagcttgctgatgcAGGCACCAGTGACCTTCTGCAG
- the LOC131237711 gene encoding serine/threonine-protein kinase BLUS1 isoform X2 — translation MAHASEKRFPVSSKDYKLYEEVGEGVSATVYRALCVPLNEMVAIKVLDLEKCNNDLDGIRREVQTMILIDHPNLLRAHCSFTSDHSLWVVMPYMAGGSCLHIMKSAYPEGFEEQVIATLLREVLKALVYLHAHGHIHRDVKAGNILVDSNGSVKLADFGVSACMFDTGDRQRSRNTFVGTPCWMAPEVMQQLHGYDFKADIWSFGITALELAHGHAPFSKYPPMKVLLMTLQNAPPGLDYERDRRFSKSFKEMVAACLVKDPKKRPTSEKLLKHHFFKQARPYEYLARTILEGLSPLGERFRILKAKEADFLVQNKAAYGDKEHLSQQEYIRGISAWNFNLEDLKAQAAIIQDDDGISIVEDSDMNSRSKDGNDIVDFAPRVQSPERANHVESVTEQEDGLHDLPSVEGSLASSFPLRPLQALKGYFDICEDDVNATSPNWKDTIQSDSEQPFQRQQSSEAEDQGTRKNNGENMERNSSLPRNNVPGQRQKVLSGSLLQQNVLTSSRKVAGDGDRESVQQKYPSERNYSGPLPYRQKRDINNNHTSVPMNGLEDTSDGAVVQRKGRFKVTSAEVSSKGGPSTNCLGNSVCGTSNISTVMASAVLPSLQHILQQNAMQREQLIKLIKCMEQTPGAPTELADAGTSDLLQVLPVSGRERELQSQVLHLQQSIGSINEELQLLKMKNAQIERELNAVFNKQQ, via the exons ATGGCACATGCATCTGAGAAGAGATTTCCAGTCAGCTCAAAAGACTACAAATTGTATGAGGAAGTTGGTGAAGGCGTCAGCGCTACTGTGTACAGGGCTCTCTGTGTTCCGCTCAATGAGATGGTTGCTATCAAGGTCTTGGACCTTGAAAAATGCAATAATGATTTG GATGGGATTCGTAGGGAGGTGCAGACTATGATCTTGATTGATCATCCCAATTTACTACGAGCACATTGCTCTTTCACCTCAGACCATAGCCTATGGGTTGTGATGCCTTACATGGCTGGGGGATCTTGCCTTCATATAATGAAATCTGCTTATCCAGAAGGCTTTGAAGAGCAAGTTATTGCAACACTATTACGTGAAGTTCTTAAAGCTCTTGTTTATCTCCATGCCCATGGGCACATCCACAGAGATGTCAAG GCTGGAAACATTCTAGTTGATTCTAATGGTTCTGTCAAGTTAGCAGACTTTGGAGTTTCGGCATGCATGTTTGATACTGGGGACAGACAACGCTCAAGGAATACGTTCGTGGGGACCCCATGCTG GATGGCCCCGGAAGTTATGCAGCAGTTACATGGATATGATTTTAA GGCAGACATTTGGTCATTTGGAATAACTGCTTTAGAACTTGCCCATGGTCATGCTCCATTTTCTAAGTATCCGCCGATGAAG GTTTTGCTCATGACCTTACAAAATGCACCACCAGGTCTCGATTATGAAAGGGACAGGCGATTTTCAAAG TCTTTTAAAGAGATGGTAGCTGCTTGCCTAGTGAAGGACCCAAAGAAGCGTCCCACTTCTGAAAAACTTTTGAAGCACCATTTCTTTAAACAAGCCCGTCCATATGAATATCTTGCTCGAACCATTCTCGAAGGCCTTTCTCCACTTGGTGAACGTTTTAGGATACTGAAG GCAAAAGAGGCTGACTTTCTTGTACAGAACAAGGCAGCGTATGGGGATAAAGAGCATTTGTCACAG CAAGAGTACATTCGTGGAATCAGTGCATGGAATTTTAATCTGGAGGATTTGAAAGCTCAAGCTGCCATT ATTCAGGATGATGATGGAATTTCCATTGTGGAAGATTCAGATATGAATAGCAGGTCAAAGGATGGAAATGATATTGTGGATTTTGCACCAAGGGTGCAGTCTCCTGAAAGAGCTAATCATGTTGAATCTGTGACTGAACAGGAG GATGGCCTCCATGATCTTCCAAGTGTGGAGGGTTCACTtgcttcttcatttcctcttcgtCCTCTTCAGGCGCTTAA AGGTTATTTTGATATCTGTGAGGATGATGTCAATGCAACCAGTCCTAATTGGAAGGACACTATTCAATCAGATTCTGAACAACCCTTTCAACGACAGCAGTCGTCAGAAGCAGAGGATCAAGGAACTCGAAAGAATAATGGTGAGAACATGGAAAGAAATAGCTCTTTGCCCAGGAACAATGTTCCTGGGCAACGTCAAAAAGTCTTGAGTGGTTCACTTCTACAACAGAATGTTCTTACCTCTTCTAGAAAAGTTGCAGGGGATGGGGACAG GGAAAGTGTACAACAGAAATATCCAAGCGAACGGAATTATAGTGGTCCATTGCCGTATCGTCAAAAGAGGGATATCAACAATAACCATACATCTG TGCCCATGAATGGATTAGAGGATACTTCGGATGGAGCAGTTGTCCAACGGAAGGGGCGCTTCAAGGTCACTTCAGCAGAGGTCAGTTCTAAG GGCGGTCCATCAACAAACTGTTTAGGCAACTCTGTTTGTGGAACCTCAAACATATCTACTGTTATGGCTTCCGCAGTTCTTCCATCATTGCAACATATCTTGCAGCAAAACGCCATGCAAAGG GAGCAATTAATTAAATTGATCAAATGCATGGAGCAAACACCTG GCGctcccacagagcttgctgatgcAGGCACCAGTGACCTTCTGCAG